One genomic window of Enterobacteriaceae endosymbiont of Donacia crassipes includes the following:
- a CDS encoding MutH/Sau3AI family endonuclease, producing the protein MKKIFSTIIPNENILFLRAKLITGYYIIDIIKWLNYPINYNSIKDKGIIGKLIEYYLTGEKQNNKLNQDIPYLGIEIKTITVNLKNKILNDCFICSFPLLIKKSLSFYKNQLYKKISKILWIPIITKNINTPMLKKKIGNPFFWEPSIKDKIKLNNDWNNLIKLLIMGQLKNINYYNGYMLIVKNKSNKKQLTKTIDQNGKFLYISPKAFYFKKKYLSSLLKI; encoded by the coding sequence ATGAAAAAAATTTTTTCTACAATTATACCAAATGAAAATATTTTGTTTTTAAGAGCAAAATTAATAACTGGTTATTACATTATTGATATTATAAAATGGTTAAATTATCCAATAAATTATAACTCTATAAAAGACAAGGGGATAATAGGAAAATTAATTGAATATTATTTAACAGGGGAAAAACAAAATAATAAATTAAATCAGGATATTCCATATCTTGGAATAGAAATTAAAACAATTACTGTAAATTTAAAAAATAAAATCTTAAATGATTGTTTTATTTGTTCATTCCCTTTATTAATTAAAAAAAGTTTATCTTTTTATAAAAATCAATTATATAAAAAAATATCTAAAATTTTATGGATACCTATTATAACTAAAAATATAAATACTCCTATGTTGAAAAAAAAAATAGGTAATCCATTTTTTTGGGAACCTTCTATTAAAGATAAAATAAAATTAAATAATGATTGGAATAATTTAATAAAATTATTAATTATGGGACAATTAAAAAACATTAATTATTATAATGGTTATATGTTAATAGTTAAAAATAAAAGTAATAAAAAACAATTAACTAAAACAATTGATCAAAATGGAAAATTTTTATATATTTCTCCTAAAGCTTTTTATTTTAAAAAAAAATATTTAAGTTCTTTACTTAAAATTTAA
- the ptsI gene encoding phosphoenolpyruvate-protein phosphotransferase PtsI, producing the protein MISGILASPGISFGKAFLLKIDNIIINRKKITDNQIDIEINKFLNSQKKSIEQLEYIKIKLLKNNNSEKKSILDGHILLLQDEEMTKEVILLIKNHFISADAAVDSVVKSQIKILQNLHDQYLKERASDIKDIGDRLIKNILNLNTINLNNINEKVILIAKDLTPSETAQLNLKKILGFITDLGSKTSHTAIIARSLEIPAIVGTGNITKKVKTNDYIILDSINNNIFINPSQKIIKEKKLLFNKYMIEKEKLKKISNLPAKTKDNYQIKICGNIGSLKELQNIKNNGADGIGLYRTEFLFMNRDSFPSEEEQFFVYKTLAINMNKKSVIIRTMDIGGDKKISYMNLPQEENPFLGYRAIRISIDRKDILHTQLRAILRASSFGKLCIMFPMIISIDEVLLLKDELKFLKKQLQEQKYDFNKNISIGIMIETPASAIIAHFLIKEIDFFSIGTNDLTQYTLAVDRGNDLISHLYNPIHPAILCLIKQVIDASHTEGKWTGMCGELASDEFFIPVLLGMGLDELSMNAISIPKIKNIIRNIKITKAKELANNILLQPTIRKIQTLLLEFNKKNYFLKR; encoded by the coding sequence ATGATTTCAGGAATTTTAGCTTCTCCTGGCATTTCATTTGGTAAAGCATTTTTATTAAAAATAGATAATATTATTATTAATCGTAAAAAAATTACTGATAATCAAATAGATATAGAAATTAATAAATTTTTAAATAGTCAAAAAAAATCTATAGAACAATTAGAATATATAAAAATAAAATTACTTAAAAATAATAATTCTGAAAAAAAATCAATTCTTGATGGACACATTCTCTTGCTTCAAGATGAAGAAATGACAAAAGAAGTTATTTTATTAATAAAAAATCATTTTATATCAGCAGATGCAGCAGTAGATTCCGTTGTAAAATCTCAAATTAAAATATTACAAAATTTACATGATCAATATCTAAAGGAAAGAGCTAGTGATATTAAAGATATAGGTGATCGTTTAATAAAAAATATTTTAAATTTAAATACTATTAATTTAAATAATATAAATGAAAAAGTAATTTTAATTGCAAAAGATCTTACACCATCAGAAACAGCACAATTAAATTTAAAAAAAATTTTAGGATTTATTACTGATTTAGGAAGTAAAACATCTCATACAGCTATAATAGCACGTTCATTAGAAATACCAGCAATTGTTGGTACTGGTAATATTACAAAAAAAGTTAAAACAAATGATTATATTATTTTAGATAGTATTAATAATAATATTTTTATTAATCCTTCTCAAAAAATAATAAAAGAAAAAAAACTATTATTTAATAAATATATGATAGAAAAAGAAAAATTAAAAAAAATTAGTAATTTACCTGCTAAAACTAAAGATAATTATCAAATTAAAATTTGTGGTAATATAGGATCATTAAAAGAATTACAAAATATTAAAAATAATGGTGCTGATGGTATCGGATTATATAGAACAGAATTTTTATTTATGAATCGTGACTCTTTCCCTTCAGAAGAAGAACAATTTTTTGTTTATAAAACATTAGCAATAAATATGAATAAAAAATCTGTTATTATCAGGACTATGGATATAGGTGGCGATAAAAAAATATCATATATGAATTTACCTCAAGAAGAAAATCCATTTTTAGGTTATAGAGCAATTAGAATAAGTATTGATAGAAAAGATATTTTACATACACAATTAAGAGCTATTTTAAGAGCTTCTTCTTTTGGTAAATTATGTATAATGTTTCCTATGATTATTTCAATAGATGAAGTTCTTCTTTTAAAAGATGAATTAAAATTTTTAAAAAAACAATTGCAAGAACAAAAATATGATTTTAATAAAAATATTTCTATAGGTATAATGATAGAAACTCCAGCATCAGCTATAATAGCTCATTTTTTAATAAAAGAAATTGATTTTTTTAGTATAGGTACAAATGATTTAACACAATATACATTAGCTGTAGATCGAGGAAATGATTTAATTTCACATTTATATAATCCTATTCATCCAGCAATCTTATGTCTTATTAAACAAGTAATAGATGCTTCTCATACAGAAGGCAAATGGACAGGAATGTGTGGTGAATTAGCAAGTGATGAATTTTTTATTCCTGTATTATTAGGTATGGGATTAGATGAATTAAGTATGAATGCTATTTCTATTCCAAAAATTAAAAATATTATTCGTAATATTAAAATAACTAAAGCTAAAGAATTAGCCAATAACATTTTATTACAACCTACAATTAGAAAGATTCAAACTTTATTACTAGAATTTAATAAAAAAAATTATTTTTTAAAAAGGTAA
- a CDS encoding HPr family phosphocarrier protein — MLQKEIIINNIHGFHTRPAALFVKEAKNFVSDITITSNGRTVNAKSLFKIQTLGLTKGTLIILKTSGKDEKKAIEHLSNIIQNL; from the coding sequence ATGTTACAAAAAGAAATTATTATTAATAATATTCATGGTTTTCATACTCGTCCTGCAGCACTTTTTGTAAAAGAAGCCAAAAATTTTGTCTCTGACATTACTATTACATCTAATGGTAGAACAGTAAATGCTAAAAGCTTATTTAAAATACAAACTTTAGGATTAACTAAGGGAACTTTAATTATTTTAAAAACTTCTGGAAAAGATGAAAAAAAAGCTATTGAACATTTATCTAATATTATTCAAAATTTATAA
- the lysA gene encoding diaminopimelate decarboxylase, whose amino-acid sequence MNIKIFDKKFNKNNISIQTILFLIKKYNTPFWLYCAENIKNKILQLKKFDIIRFSQKSCSNINILKLMRHEGVKIDAISLGEIERALVAGYNPKNINDIVFTSDVFEKYTLKRIISLNITVNIGSIDMLHQLGKLSKNHNIWLRINPGFGHGHNKKTNTGGENSKHGIWYQDLKKSIFLIKKYNLNLIGLHMHIGSGVNYEHLQKVCDSMLYNVLRSYMPTINIISAGGGLPIPYKKTDIIVDTNHYFNLWDKTRNILNNFFKKNIKIEIEPGRFLVAESGILICQVCAIKIIKNKRFVLVNVGFNDLIRPVMYGSYHYISAISFKGRDMSDDHKIATIVAGPLCESGDIFTQLESGEINFFMLPQVNINDYLIFHDTGAYGASMSSNYNSRPLIPEILIENNIPKLIRRRQKIEELINLELC is encoded by the coding sequence ATGAACATAAAAATTTTTGATAAAAAATTTAATAAAAATAATATTTCTATTCAAACTATTTTATTTCTGATAAAAAAATATAATACCCCATTTTGGTTATATTGTGCAGAAAATATAAAAAATAAAATTTTACAATTAAAAAAATTTGATATAATAAGATTTTCACAAAAATCTTGTTCTAATATAAATATTTTAAAATTAATGAGACATGAAGGAGTTAAAATAGATGCTATTTCATTAGGAGAAATAGAAAGAGCTTTAGTTGCTGGATATAATCCAAAAAATATAAATGATATTGTTTTTACATCAGATGTTTTTGAAAAATATACATTAAAACGTATTATTTCTTTGAATATCACTGTTAATATTGGATCAATAGATATGTTACATCAATTAGGTAAATTATCTAAAAATCATAATATATGGTTAAGAATTAACCCAGGTTTTGGACATGGTCATAATAAAAAAACAAATACAGGAGGAGAAAATAGTAAACATGGCATTTGGTATCAAGATTTAAAAAAATCTATTTTTTTAATAAAAAAATATAATTTAAATTTAATAGGTTTACATATGCATATAGGTTCAGGAGTAAATTATGAACATTTACAAAAAGTATGTGATTCAATGTTATATAATGTACTACGATCATATATGCCAACAATTAATATTATTTCTGCAGGGGGAGGTTTGCCAATACCTTATAAAAAAACTGATATTATAGTTGATACTAATCATTATTTTAATTTATGGGATAAAACAAGAAATATTCTTAATAATTTTTTTAAAAAAAATATAAAAATAGAAATTGAGCCAGGAAGGTTTTTAGTAGCTGAATCAGGTATATTAATTTGTCAAGTATGTGCTATAAAAATTATTAAAAATAAAAGATTTGTTTTAGTTAATGTTGGTTTTAATGATTTAATTAGACCTGTAATGTATGGTAGTTATCATTATATATCTGCAATTTCATTTAAAGGAAGAGATATGTCTGATGATCATAAAATTGCAACTATTGTTGCAGGTCCTTTATGTGAATCAGGAGATATATTTACTCAATTAGAAAGTGGAGAAATTAATTTTTTTATGTTACCACAAGTAAATATTAATGATTATTTAATTTTTCATGATACTGGAGCATATGGTGCATCAATGTCTTCTAATTATAATAGCAGACCTTTAATTCCAGAAATTTTAATTGAAAATAATATTCCTAAATTAATAAGAAGACGCCAAAAAATAGAAGAATTAATTAATTTAGAATTATGTTAA